In the Danio rerio strain Tuebingen ecotype United States chromosome 8, GRCz12tu, whole genome shotgun sequence genome, one interval contains:
- the tsr2 gene encoding pre-rRNA-processing protein TSR2 homolog isoform X2 — MVDALQQYFTDNGDLQQDEVEDFISELMNNEFNTVVDDGSLPQVAQQVCGMFQQCEQGRLAEVREQILKLKQKKTSSGRAKATPAQTPQDDDDDDDEEEAMDCEGGSAVASVSSTAVNDLHHEEEEDDGWTVVRRKNH; from the exons ATGGTGGACGCGCTGCAGCAATACTTCACCGACAACG GTGATCTCCAGCAGGATGAGGTGGAGGACTTTATCTCTGAGCTCATGAACAATGAGTTCAACACAGTGGTGGATGATGGCAGTCTGCCTCAG GTGGCGCAGCAGGTGTGTGGGATGTTCCAGCAGTGTGAGCAGGGCAGATTGGCGGAGGTCAGAGAGCAGATCCTTAAACTGAAACAGAAGAAGACAAGCAGCGGAAGAGCTAAAGCCACTCCTGCACAAACACctcaggatgatgatgatgatgatgatgaggaagag GCTATGGATTGTGAAGGAGGATCAGCAGTGGCTTCAGTCAGCAGTACAGCAGTGAATGATCTTCATCatgaggaggaggaagatgaCGGATGGACAGTCGTGCGCAGAAAAAA CCACTGA
- the tsr2 gene encoding pre-rRNA-processing protein TSR2 homolog isoform X1 has protein sequence MAPLSSSTREVFSEAVRAVLETWPVLQIAVDNGFGGAFSQQKAEWMVDALQQYFTDNGDLQQDEVEDFISELMNNEFNTVVDDGSLPQVAQQVCGMFQQCEQGRLAEVREQILKLKQKKTSSGRAKATPAQTPQDDDDDDDEEEAMDCEGGSAVASVSSTAVNDLHHEEEEDDGWTVVRRKNH, from the exons ATGGCGCCGCTCTCATCGTCCACACGTGAGGTGTTCAGTGAAGCAGTTCGGGCTGTTTTGGAAACTTGGCCGGTGCTGCAA ATAGCGGTGGACAACGGCTTCGGTGGAGCGTTCAGTCAGCAGAAGGCGGAGTGGATGGTGGACGCGCTGCAGCAATACTTCACCGACAACG GTGATCTCCAGCAGGATGAGGTGGAGGACTTTATCTCTGAGCTCATGAACAATGAGTTCAACACAGTGGTGGATGATGGCAGTCTGCCTCAG GTGGCGCAGCAGGTGTGTGGGATGTTCCAGCAGTGTGAGCAGGGCAGATTGGCGGAGGTCAGAGAGCAGATCCTTAAACTGAAACAGAAGAAGACAAGCAGCGGAAGAGCTAAAGCCACTCCTGCACAAACACctcaggatgatgatgatgatgatgatgaggaagag GCTATGGATTGTGAAGGAGGATCAGCAGTGGCTTCAGTCAGCAGTACAGCAGTGAATGATCTTCATCatgaggaggaggaagatgaCGGATGGACAGTCGTGCGCAGAAAAAA CCACTGA
- the tsr2 gene encoding pre-rRNA-processing protein TSR2 homolog (The RefSeq protein has 6 substitutions compared to this genomic sequence) yields the protein MAPLSSSTREVFSEAVRAVLETWPVLQIAVDNGFGGAFSQQKAEWMVDALQQYFTDNDDLQPDEVEDFISELMNNEFDTVVDDGSLPQVAQQVCGMFQQCEQGRLLEVREQILKLNQKKTSSGRAKATPAQTPQDDDDDDDEEEAMDCEGGSAGASVSSTAVNDLHHEEEEDDGWTVVRRKK from the exons ATGGCGCCGCTCTCATCGTCCACACGTGAGGTGTTCAGTGAAGCAGTTCGGGCTGTTTTGGAAACTTGGCCGGTGCTGCAA ATAGCGGTGGACAACGGCTTCGGTGGAGCGTTCAGTCAGCAGAAGGCGGAGTGGATGGTGGACGCGCTGCAGCAATACTTCACCGACAACG GTGATCTCCAGCAGGATGAGGTGGAGGACTTTATCTCTGAGCTCATGAACAATGAGTTCAACACAGTGGTGGATGATGGCAGTCTGCCTCAG GTGGCGCAGCAGGTGTGTGGGATGTTCCAGCAGTGTGAGCAGGGCAGATTGGCGGAGGTCAGAGAGCAGATCCTTAAACTGAAACAGAAGAAGACAAGCAGCGGAAGAGCTAAAGCCACTCCTGCACAAACACctcaggatgatgatgatgatgatgatgaggaagag GCTATGGATTGTGAAGGAGGATCAGCAGTGGCTTCAGTCAGCAGTACAGCAGTGAATGATCTTCATCatgaggaggaggaagatgaCGGATGGACAGTCGTGCGCAGAAAAAAGTGA